In one window of Tumebacillus algifaecis DNA:
- a CDS encoding valine--tRNA ligase, whose protein sequence is MEEKNIPKVYDPKAVEDRLYKWWIEKDLFKANSEPDKEPYAIVIPPPNVTGVLHMGHALDFTLQDVLIRRKRMQGFDALWLPGSDHAGIATQAKVEGMLREEGTSRHDLGREKFLEVVWEWKEKYAATIRNQWSKMGFSLDYSRERFTMDEGLSKAVRLVFVKLYEKGLIYRGKRIINWDPAARTALSDIEVEYKDVQGALYHMRYPLKDGSGEIVVATTRPETMLGDTAVAVHPSDERYQHMIGKMLDHPITGREIPIVADEYVDKEFGTGCVKITPAHDPNDFEIGLRHDLEQIIVMDEGGQMNDKAGPYAGLDRFDCRKKIVADLQESGVMFKIEEHMHSVGHSERSGAVVEPFLSTQWFVKMQPLADEAIELQKSEDKVRFVPDRFERTYLHWIENIRDWCISRQLWWGHRIPAWYCDHCGETIVSMEEPTACSKCSHDKLRQDDDVLDTWFSSGLWPFSTMGWPDETEDLKRYYPGNVLVTGYDIIFFWVARMIFTALEFTDRKPFQDVLIHGLIRDAEGRKMSKSLGNGVDPLEVIEKYGADALRFMLMTNASPGNDLRFFWEKVESARNFANKIWNASRFVEMNLGDDFNYQGLDGATDLGTADKWILHRLNETVQEVNTRLENYDFGGAGSAIYEFLWNEYCDWYIELAKMPLNGEAEAAKNTTKNVLIYALDQALRLLHPFMPYLTEEIWQHLPVHAEGESIMKATYPAYASDLADATAEKEMNLLIDLIRSVRNTRAEMNVPPSRPITLLIKAKDVETESILNRGESYIRRFCNPDELVIGTSIAAPEKAISNVVTGAELFMPLAGLIDLDAEISRLQKEEKKLDGEVERIEKKLNNQGFVAKAPADVIETEKAKLADYEEKREKVRARIAELRG, encoded by the coding sequence ATGGAAGAGAAAAATATCCCGAAAGTGTATGATCCCAAGGCGGTAGAAGACCGCTTGTACAAATGGTGGATCGAGAAAGACCTGTTCAAAGCAAACAGCGAGCCGGACAAAGAGCCGTACGCGATCGTCATCCCGCCGCCGAACGTAACGGGTGTGTTGCACATGGGCCATGCGCTCGACTTCACGTTGCAAGACGTGCTGATCCGCCGCAAGCGCATGCAAGGTTTTGACGCGCTGTGGCTGCCAGGCTCCGACCATGCGGGCATTGCGACCCAAGCAAAAGTAGAGGGGATGTTGCGCGAAGAAGGCACTTCTCGCCACGACCTTGGCCGTGAAAAGTTTCTTGAAGTCGTGTGGGAGTGGAAAGAGAAATACGCAGCGACGATTCGCAATCAGTGGAGCAAGATGGGCTTCTCGCTCGACTACTCCCGTGAGCGCTTCACGATGGACGAAGGGCTGTCCAAAGCGGTTCGTCTCGTTTTTGTAAAGCTGTATGAAAAAGGGCTGATCTATCGCGGCAAACGCATCATTAACTGGGACCCGGCTGCACGCACTGCTCTCTCCGACATCGAGGTGGAGTACAAAGATGTGCAGGGCGCGCTGTATCACATGCGTTACCCGCTCAAAGACGGAAGCGGCGAGATCGTCGTGGCGACCACCCGTCCTGAGACGATGCTCGGCGATACGGCTGTTGCTGTCCACCCGAGCGATGAGCGCTACCAGCACATGATCGGCAAAATGCTCGACCACCCGATCACCGGCCGCGAGATTCCGATCGTTGCCGATGAGTATGTGGACAAGGAGTTCGGCACTGGTTGCGTGAAGATCACGCCGGCGCACGACCCGAACGACTTTGAGATCGGCCTGCGCCACGATTTGGAACAGATCATCGTGATGGATGAAGGCGGTCAGATGAACGACAAGGCTGGCCCATACGCAGGTCTTGACCGATTTGACTGCCGCAAAAAGATCGTCGCTGACCTGCAAGAGTCGGGCGTGATGTTCAAGATCGAGGAGCACATGCATTCCGTCGGTCACTCCGAGCGATCTGGGGCGGTTGTCGAGCCGTTCCTGTCCACGCAATGGTTTGTGAAAATGCAACCGTTGGCAGATGAAGCGATCGAGCTGCAAAAATCGGAGGACAAAGTGCGCTTCGTTCCCGATCGTTTCGAGCGCACCTACCTGCATTGGATCGAAAACATCCGCGACTGGTGTATCTCGCGCCAACTGTGGTGGGGTCACCGCATCCCGGCTTGGTATTGCGACCACTGTGGTGAGACGATCGTCTCGATGGAAGAGCCGACCGCGTGCAGCAAGTGCAGCCATGACAAGTTGCGTCAGGATGACGATGTGCTCGATACTTGGTTCTCCTCTGGCCTGTGGCCGTTCTCCACGATGGGCTGGCCGGATGAGACGGAAGACCTGAAGCGCTACTATCCGGGCAACGTTTTGGTAACTGGGTATGACATCATCTTCTTCTGGGTTGCGCGGATGATCTTTACGGCGCTTGAGTTCACCGATCGCAAACCGTTCCAGGATGTCTTGATCCACGGTCTGATCCGCGACGCTGAAGGCCGCAAGATGTCGAAGTCGCTCGGCAACGGTGTTGACCCGCTCGAAGTGATCGAAAAATATGGTGCGGACGCTCTGCGCTTCATGCTGATGACCAATGCATCTCCGGGCAATGACCTCCGTTTCTTCTGGGAAAAAGTCGAGTCGGCCCGCAACTTTGCCAACAAGATTTGGAACGCCTCGCGCTTCGTCGAGATGAACCTCGGTGACGACTTCAATTATCAAGGACTTGACGGTGCGACCGATCTCGGCACGGCCGACAAATGGATTTTGCACCGTTTGAATGAGACGGTTCAAGAAGTGAACACGCGCCTTGAGAACTATGATTTCGGCGGCGCAGGTTCGGCGATCTACGAATTCCTGTGGAATGAATACTGCGATTGGTACATCGAGCTTGCGAAGATGCCGCTCAACGGCGAAGCGGAAGCGGCGAAGAACACGACGAAGAACGTGCTGATCTACGCGCTCGACCAAGCGCTTCGTCTACTCCATCCGTTCATGCCGTACCTGACCGAAGAGATTTGGCAGCACTTGCCGGTCCATGCGGAAGGCGAGTCGATCATGAAGGCGACCTACCCCGCCTACGCAAGCGATCTGGCAGACGCAACAGCCGAAAAAGAGATGAATCTCTTGATCGACCTGATCCGTTCTGTGCGCAACACCCGTGCCGAGATGAACGTACCGCCGTCCCGCCCGATCACGTTGCTGATCAAGGCGAAAGATGTGGAGACAGAAAGCATCTTGAACCGCGGCGAATCATACATCCGTCGTTTCTGTAACCCGGATGAACTGGTGATCGGCACCAGCATCGCAGCACCTGAAAAAGCGATTTCTAACGTGGTCACCGGGGCTGAGTTGTTCATGCCGCTGGCCGGTCTGATCGATCTTGATGCTGAGATTTCTCGTCTGCAAAAGGAAGAGAAGAAGCTGGACGGTGAAGTGGAGCGCATCGAGAAAAAGCTGAACAACCAAGGTTTCGTGGCCAAAGCTCCGGCAGATGTGATCGAAACCGAAAAGGCCAAACTGGCCGACTACGAAGAGAAGCGCGAAAAAGTACGCGCCCGCATTGCTGAATTGCGCGGCTAA
- a CDS encoding bifunctional folylpolyglutamate synthase/dihydrofolate synthase, which produces MSAIEWIHSFDRFDGKGGIKPGLERMVAMLDLVGRPHDRLKFLHVAGTNGKGSTCSYLAAMLQAAGYKVGLYTSPYLIQFHDRMTVGGVNISDAELEQIVAQLRPVVEQVAATEAGRPTEFEVLSVVSILHYAQQEVDFVVWETGLGGRLDSTNVVTPLLSLITNVGMDHQVILGDKLEQIAAEKAGIIKPGVPVLTTAQGVALAVIEQTAQATGSDCLQSGQDFSAQRTSFGWDGQTFDWQGFGHTLDHLRIKMLGAHQIVNASLAVAACMQLQEMGYVISESSMREGLLHTAWAGRLEVVAHKPLTVLDGAHNPEGAQALGTALRELLPEQKVVLIVGVMADKAIPEVLAPLVPLASHVVVTRANMPRSALVDEMAQMIYQLDPQLSVSTSQSVEEAFQLARGQVLEADGVIVCTGSLYMISEARALFFH; this is translated from the coding sequence GTGTCAGCGATCGAATGGATCCACAGCTTTGACCGTTTTGACGGGAAGGGCGGAATCAAGCCAGGTTTAGAGCGGATGGTGGCGATGCTCGACCTGGTGGGCCGCCCGCACGACCGTCTCAAATTTTTGCATGTCGCTGGTACGAACGGGAAAGGTTCGACCTGTTCGTATCTCGCTGCCATGCTGCAGGCAGCAGGATATAAAGTAGGACTGTACACTTCCCCCTATCTTATTCAGTTCCATGATCGAATGACCGTCGGCGGTGTTAACATTAGTGACGCTGAATTGGAACAGATTGTGGCACAGCTTCGTCCGGTCGTCGAGCAGGTGGCGGCGACGGAGGCGGGCCGACCAACCGAGTTCGAAGTGCTGAGCGTGGTATCGATCCTGCATTATGCACAGCAAGAGGTGGATTTTGTCGTGTGGGAGACAGGGCTTGGCGGGCGGTTGGATTCGACTAATGTGGTCACGCCGCTGCTTTCCTTGATCACCAATGTTGGGATGGATCATCAGGTGATTCTTGGTGACAAATTGGAACAGATTGCAGCTGAGAAGGCTGGCATCATCAAACCGGGTGTGCCCGTATTGACTACCGCTCAAGGTGTGGCACTCGCCGTGATTGAGCAGACTGCCCAAGCAACCGGGTCGGACTGCTTGCAATCTGGTCAGGATTTTTCTGCGCAGCGCACGTCATTTGGATGGGATGGGCAGACGTTCGATTGGCAAGGGTTTGGTCATACGCTGGACCATTTGCGAATCAAGATGCTCGGCGCGCATCAGATTGTCAATGCATCGCTTGCGGTGGCCGCTTGCATGCAGCTTCAGGAGATGGGATATGTGATCTCCGAGTCGAGCATGCGCGAGGGGCTCTTGCATACCGCATGGGCTGGAAGGTTGGAAGTGGTGGCGCACAAACCGTTGACGGTGCTCGACGGTGCGCACAACCCGGAAGGCGCACAAGCGCTCGGTACGGCACTACGGGAACTGTTGCCAGAGCAAAAAGTGGTGCTGATCGTAGGCGTGATGGCAGATAAGGCGATTCCAGAGGTTTTGGCACCACTGGTGCCTTTGGCGTCGCATGTGGTCGTCACACGTGCGAACATGCCGCGCTCAGCTCTTGTGGACGAGATGGCGCAGATGATTTATCAACTTGACCCCCAGCTGTCCGTTTCGACGTCACAGTCGGTGGAGGAAGCGTTTCAATTGGCACGGGGTCAGGTGCTGGAAGCGGACGGTGTTATCGTTTGCACCGGCTCTCTGTACATGATTTCGGAAGCGCGCGCTTTGTTCTTTCATTAA
- a CDS encoding type IV pilus twitching motility protein PilT, with the protein MKIGEHLHLAVTMGASDLHLTVGAPPMFRVDGELRPLAGRERLSAEDTYVFVHELVSQQMLENLMARGECDFSYEMSEGQRFRMQVFKRRGALALAIRVIPKRVPSAAEIGLSADLLSFVERRQGLFLVTGPTGSGKSTTLACLLAEINRRYRRRIITLEDPIEYLHEHEQSLIDQREVGRDTLSFAEGLRAALRQDPDVIMVGEMRDLETVATAITAAETGHLVLATLHTSDAPQTIDRILDVFPAEGQRQIRTQLASVLLGIVSQRLVPSARGKGRTAVQEILVNTPAVANLIRTEKAHQLRTAMQTGKAHGMQTFEMHIQELLSNGAIKKETVHAYLQDLQG; encoded by the coding sequence ATGAAGATCGGGGAGCATTTGCATCTTGCTGTGACGATGGGGGCGTCCGACCTGCATTTGACGGTGGGAGCACCGCCGATGTTTCGCGTGGATGGTGAGTTGCGCCCGCTGGCGGGCAGGGAGCGATTGAGCGCAGAAGACACGTATGTTTTCGTACATGAACTGGTGAGTCAGCAGATGCTGGAGAATTTGATGGCGCGAGGCGAGTGCGATTTTTCCTATGAAATGTCGGAGGGGCAACGCTTTCGGATGCAAGTGTTTAAACGAAGGGGAGCTTTGGCGCTGGCGATTCGAGTCATACCCAAGCGTGTGCCGTCAGCAGCAGAGATCGGGTTGAGTGCGGATTTGTTATCGTTTGTGGAACGAAGACAGGGTTTGTTTTTGGTCACGGGGCCGACGGGAAGTGGGAAATCGACGACGCTGGCATGTTTGTTGGCGGAGATCAATCGGCGTTATCGGCGGCGCATCATTACGCTCGAAGATCCGATCGAGTACCTTCATGAACATGAGCAGAGTTTGATCGATCAGCGAGAGGTGGGACGAGATACGCTGTCTTTTGCCGAGGGGTTGCGTGCGGCGCTCAGGCAGGACCCCGATGTGATCATGGTAGGAGAGATGCGAGATTTAGAGACGGTCGCGACGGCGATCACGGCGGCGGAGACTGGACACTTGGTGCTGGCGACTCTGCATACCTCGGATGCACCGCAAACAATCGACCGTATCCTCGATGTTTTTCCAGCGGAGGGACAACGCCAGATTCGAACTCAGTTGGCATCGGTGTTACTCGGAATCGTATCACAGCGACTGGTGCCAAGCGCGCGAGGCAAAGGGCGCACCGCAGTCCAAGAGATACTGGTCAACACTCCTGCTGTCGCCAATCTGATCCGCACCGAAAAAGCGCACCAACTTCGCACGGCCATGCAGACGGGCAAGGCGCATGGCATGCAAACATTTGAAATGCACATACAAGAATTGTTGAGCAACGGTGCGATAAAGAAAGAAACGGTCCATGCGTATTTACAAGACTTGCAGGGATGA
- a CDS encoding prepilin peptidase — protein MGMVKLWEGRQRGYQWLGAALAAVVMPVVIYQGGMARETVVVGTLFLLLVVLTVTDLKSMLMPNRIVFPAFGVLLVLRFALQPELWREALAGLVVGGLILTLLGLCSNGMGGGDVKVFALIGLVVGVKGVLFAIFYSSLYGTLIGLPLRWTGRIKPRQHIPFGPFILLGTLTAWACGDRIWHWYLMQLS, from the coding sequence ATGGGCATGGTGAAGCTTTGGGAGGGTAGACAGCGAGGCTATCAATGGTTGGGAGCAGCTCTGGCCGCAGTCGTGATGCCTGTCGTGATCTATCAAGGAGGGATGGCGAGGGAGACAGTTGTTGTTGGCACACTCTTTTTGTTGCTCGTCGTGCTGACCGTTACCGATCTGAAATCGATGCTGATGCCAAATCGGATCGTGTTTCCAGCATTCGGGGTGCTCCTGGTGTTACGTTTTGCACTGCAACCGGAGTTATGGCGCGAGGCGCTTGCCGGGCTCGTGGTCGGCGGGCTGATTTTGACTTTGCTAGGGCTATGCTCAAACGGAATGGGGGGCGGAGACGTAAAAGTGTTCGCTTTGATCGGGCTGGTAGTAGGGGTCAAAGGTGTGCTGTTCGCTATTTTTTACTCCAGTCTGTACGGTACGTTGATCGGTCTGCCGCTTCGGTGGACTGGGCGCATCAAACCCCGTCAGCACATCCCGTTTGGCCCGTTTATTTTGCTCGGGACGTTAACCGCTTGGGCGTGCGGTGACAGGATCTGGCACTGGTATTTGATGCAGCTGAGCTAA
- a CDS encoding 3D domain-containing protein, with product MQKVNRKSVYCLSAGAIALLLGGVVTATSTYKTITLDVDGQKQEISGFQLGSVGELLREQGVAVETGDLVQPATSDALAEGTIITVKHAKSVQIQDGTKELVSVKTQAGTIEELIKELSIKLNTTDKTSLALSTSIENGQKLTITRRTEEVQIAEETIPFQTERQPDADMYTGTEKVLTSGVEGKAKITTKIVFENGKEVDRKEDRTVVNDPVNQVVTYGTQQRPIVVASRSGANLTASKVLTMAASAYSMPGGRTATGGSAGQGTIAVDPSVIPLGTKMYIEGYGYGVASDVGGAIKGNRIDLHFDTREQALQFGRRAVQVYILN from the coding sequence GTGCAAAAGGTCAACCGAAAGTCTGTCTACTGCTTATCGGCAGGGGCCATCGCACTGCTTTTGGGGGGCGTGGTAACTGCAACGTCAACTTACAAGACGATAACTTTGGATGTTGACGGTCAAAAGCAGGAAATCTCCGGATTCCAATTGGGGTCGGTAGGAGAACTGTTGCGCGAACAAGGCGTAGCGGTCGAAACAGGAGACTTGGTGCAACCTGCAACTTCAGACGCACTTGCAGAAGGAACAATAATCACAGTCAAACACGCAAAATCTGTTCAAATACAGGATGGCACCAAAGAGTTGGTCAGTGTGAAAACGCAGGCTGGCACAATCGAAGAACTGATTAAAGAACTTTCTATTAAGCTGAATACGACTGATAAGACCAGTTTGGCGCTTAGTACCTCGATTGAAAACGGACAAAAGCTAACGATTACACGCAGAACGGAAGAAGTACAAATCGCAGAAGAAACGATACCTTTTCAGACCGAACGCCAGCCAGATGCCGACATGTACACGGGCACTGAGAAAGTGCTGACATCCGGTGTGGAAGGGAAAGCCAAGATCACAACGAAAATTGTGTTCGAAAATGGCAAAGAAGTCGATCGCAAGGAAGATCGCACCGTTGTAAACGACCCGGTGAATCAGGTGGTCACCTATGGGACGCAACAGCGTCCGATCGTAGTGGCTAGCCGTAGTGGAGCCAATCTAACGGCGTCCAAAGTGCTCACCATGGCTGCTTCCGCATACTCGATGCCGGGTGGGCGCACTGCAACAGGCGGTTCTGCAGGTCAGGGGACGATTGCGGTAGATCCTAGCGTGATTCCGCTTGGTACGAAAATGTATATCGAGGGATATGGTTACGGGGTTGCAAGCGATGTTGGCGGTGCAATCAAAGGCAACCGCATCGATCTTCATTTTGATACTCGCGAACAGGCACTACAGTTTGGCCGTCGTGCCGTACAGGTTTATATCTTGAACTGA
- a CDS encoding SPOR domain-containing protein, producing the protein MDQSQVTINIKSKTASTPTSSTRYPSRLRRGLKNRKGKDKDKGQIVFPLLLATLTGILLGVCLLLLFKGQTTAGDVSATSTDATNTTRNGQMTDVSGEADLPGVSLYAMQIGVFKDRARAEALQKAVSEQGVGTVIRGTDQFQVFTAVVTDKAAGAKIEAKLKELGIQHYPKEFIIPARSGKMEGLTEADAKKMADGLDHALQLAAAVMPLAIEEAPDAAKASALQSELTKFDEDLKTWQSMLTKANRSEEKALVEKMHSSLAEAVRAAQGQKGMFAIQVKLTAFYLGYESLLTNLLKSE; encoded by the coding sequence ATGGATCAATCACAAGTGACGATCAATATCAAAAGCAAAACGGCAAGCACTCCTACCTCCTCAACAAGATACCCTTCGCGCTTGCGTAGAGGGCTGAAAAACCGCAAGGGCAAGGACAAGGACAAGGGGCAGATCGTCTTTCCGTTGCTCCTTGCGACACTGACAGGCATTTTGCTTGGCGTTTGTCTCCTACTGTTGTTCAAGGGACAAACGACAGCTGGCGACGTATCTGCAACGTCAACCGATGCAACAAACACGACACGAAATGGACAGATGACAGACGTGAGCGGAGAGGCGGACTTGCCGGGAGTCTCTTTATACGCGATGCAGATTGGGGTATTCAAAGACCGCGCTCGCGCCGAAGCGTTACAAAAAGCGGTCTCCGAACAGGGAGTGGGCACGGTGATTCGCGGAACTGATCAGTTTCAGGTGTTCACCGCAGTCGTGACTGACAAGGCGGCAGGTGCCAAGATCGAGGCGAAACTGAAGGAACTAGGAATTCAACATTATCCCAAAGAGTTCATTATTCCGGCCCGAAGCGGCAAAATGGAGGGGCTCACAGAGGCTGACGCAAAAAAGATGGCGGATGGTCTCGACCACGCATTACAACTGGCAGCTGCTGTCATGCCGCTGGCGATCGAAGAGGCGCCCGACGCGGCCAAGGCGTCTGCACTTCAATCGGAACTCACCAAATTTGACGAAGATCTGAAAACGTGGCAGAGCATGTTGACCAAAGCGAACCGCAGTGAAGAAAAGGCACTCGTTGAAAAAATGCACAGTTCGCTGGCAGAAGCAGTACGGGCAGCGCAGGGACAAAAGGGAATGTTCGCCATTCAAGTCAAATTGACCGCCTTTTATCTCGGCTATGAATCTTTGCTTACCAACTTGCTCAAAAGTGAGTAG
- a CDS encoding putative glycoside hydrolase: MIKMMRNLSSFCLAVSLVIGVATVNVACAQTAPLTMQKPSALTGIHSYTIYYGEPKPAALEKLTAFDLVVIEPRLWTNAQVDVLKAKGVKVLGYLSVLEQYKDSALLKKATEADYLMIDGKRDFRTNWESWSMDINSEHYQQLLIDEYRSHVLAKDLNGVFLDTMGNTDDQIWPVGISNRQRDGAVQFVASLRSLFPDQAIVQNWGLTELKDRTAPYIDGILWEDFNPSVVSKDEWSQNRMKELTVLQQKHGLTVFTVEIGLTGKQKSSFQQLNHKLGYIGQVIKKSYDEL, translated from the coding sequence ATGATAAAAATGATGCGTAACCTCTCGTCCTTTTGTCTTGCAGTCTCGCTGGTCATAGGTGTGGCGACTGTCAACGTTGCGTGTGCACAAACGGCACCGCTCACCATGCAAAAGCCAAGCGCTCTGACCGGCATTCATTCGTATACAATCTATTATGGCGAGCCGAAGCCCGCCGCATTGGAAAAGCTGACCGCGTTTGACCTCGTCGTGATTGAACCGCGTCTTTGGACCAATGCTCAAGTTGACGTTCTGAAAGCGAAAGGGGTCAAGGTGCTCGGCTACCTGAGCGTGCTGGAGCAGTATAAGGACTCAGCATTGCTCAAAAAAGCAACGGAAGCAGACTACTTGATGATCGATGGCAAGCGCGATTTTCGAACGAATTGGGAATCGTGGTCGATGGATATCAACAGCGAACATTACCAGCAATTGCTGATCGACGAGTATCGCAGCCATGTTCTTGCCAAAGATTTGAACGGTGTGTTTCTCGACACGATGGGCAACACCGATGATCAGATCTGGCCTGTTGGCATCTCGAACCGCCAGCGTGATGGGGCGGTCCAGTTTGTCGCCTCGTTGCGTTCCTTATTCCCCGATCAGGCGATTGTACAAAATTGGGGCTTGACCGAACTAAAAGACCGCACTGCTCCTTATATCGATGGGATTCTCTGGGAAGATTTCAATCCGTCGGTTGTAAGCAAAGACGAGTGGAGTCAGAACCGGATGAAGGAACTTACCGTTTTGCAGCAAAAACACGGGCTGACCGTATTCACTGTCGAAATCGGATTGACCGGCAAGCAAAAGAGCAGTTTTCAGCAGCTCAATCACAAGCTTGGCTATATTGGACAAGTGATTAAGAAAAGCTATGATGAACTCTAA
- the aspA gene encoding aspartate ammonia-lyase has protein sequence MTAYRIEKDLLGTKDVPIDAYYGIQTLRAVENFPITGIPPHVEMIRALAAVKKAAALANVEVGGLKKNIGEAIAKASDEVLAGQFHDQFIVDSIQGGAGTSMNMNANEVIANRAIELLGGQKGEYLHCSPNTHVNMAQSTNDVFPTAIRIASLNLAQGVVVELDKLRLALVEKSQEFDQVIKMGRTHLQDAVPIRLGQEFSAYAKVITRDFERVTRSLDNLREINMGATAVGTGLNADPRYIVNVAEHLRVITGLDLKRADDLVDATQNTDAYTEVSGALKICAVNLSKMCNDIRLMASGPRTGLGELNLPPRQPGSSIMPGKVNPVMAEVVNQVAFQIIGNDHTISLASEAGQLELNVMEPVLVFNLLQSLSILQNALRVFRERLIEGLTANVERCRQLVEMSVGVVTAINPHVGYETATMVAKEAIQTGRSVREICLERGILTEEELDVILNPFEMTSPGIAGSKLLFGE, from the coding sequence ATGACAGCATATCGTATTGAAAAAGATCTCCTCGGTACAAAGGATGTACCGATCGATGCATATTACGGCATCCAAACGCTTCGTGCCGTTGAAAACTTCCCGATTACCGGCATTCCGCCGCATGTGGAAATGATCCGTGCGCTGGCCGCTGTCAAAAAGGCGGCGGCGCTGGCGAACGTGGAAGTCGGCGGGCTCAAGAAAAACATCGGAGAAGCGATCGCCAAAGCCAGTGATGAAGTGCTCGCCGGTCAATTTCATGATCAGTTTATCGTTGACTCCATCCAGGGTGGTGCTGGGACTTCGATGAACATGAATGCGAATGAAGTGATCGCCAACCGCGCCATCGAGTTGCTAGGCGGTCAGAAGGGCGAATATCTGCATTGTTCGCCAAACACGCACGTCAACATGGCGCAATCGACCAACGACGTGTTCCCGACGGCGATTCGCATCGCTTCACTCAACCTGGCGCAGGGCGTTGTCGTGGAGTTGGACAAGCTGCGTCTGGCGCTAGTTGAAAAATCGCAGGAATTCGATCAGGTGATCAAGATGGGGCGTACCCATTTGCAGGATGCTGTGCCGATTCGTCTCGGACAGGAATTTTCCGCCTATGCGAAGGTGATCACCCGCGACTTTGAACGGGTCACGCGTTCGCTCGACAACCTGCGCGAGATCAACATGGGTGCTACGGCTGTAGGCACAGGCCTCAACGCCGATCCGCGCTATATCGTCAACGTGGCCGAACATCTTCGTGTGATCACTGGACTTGACCTCAAACGGGCAGATGACTTGGTGGACGCAACGCAAAATACGGATGCTTATACAGAAGTATCCGGCGCCTTGAAGATCTGCGCGGTCAACCTGTCTAAGATGTGCAATGACATCCGTCTGATGGCATCGGGTCCGCGAACTGGATTGGGCGAACTTAACTTGCCGCCGCGTCAGCCTGGCTCTTCGATCATGCCTGGCAAGGTCAACCCGGTCATGGCTGAAGTGGTCAACCAAGTCGCTTTCCAGATCATCGGCAATGACCACACGATCTCGCTCGCTTCGGAAGCGGGCCAGCTTGAACTGAACGTGATGGAGCCGGTGCTCGTCTTCAATCTGCTGCAATCGCTTTCCATCTTGCAAAATGCGCTGCGAGTCTTCCGCGAACGCCTGATCGAAGGTCTGACCGCCAATGTTGAGCGGTGCCGCCAATTGGTGGAAATGAGCGTGGGCGTTGTCACCGCGATCAACCCGCACGTTGGCTACGAGACGGCAACGATGGTGGCAAAAGAGGCGATTCAGACAGGGCGTTCTGTTCGCGAAATCTGCTTAGAGCGGGGCATTCTTACGGAAGAGGAACTTGACGTGATCTTAAATCCGTTTGAGATGACTTCGCCTGGAATCGCAGGTAGTAAACTGTTGTTTGGCGAATAA
- a CDS encoding Maf family protein, protein MQEKLLVLASGSPRRKELLAGLGLSFEVKVSEVDETFELGLDPTEIVQELAYKKAKAVANSLSHGLVLGADTIVVSEGVILGKPVDVEDAKRMLSKLSGRAHMVYTGIALVEAGGGMEIRDVSATKVVMKELSPELISGYVATGDPMDKAGSYGIQGAASAFIPEIQGDYFNVVGLPVSLVADHLARFGFELFTAKKGG, encoded by the coding sequence ATGCAGGAAAAGCTGTTAGTGCTGGCATCCGGATCACCGCGCAGGAAAGAGCTTCTGGCGGGTCTGGGATTGTCATTTGAAGTGAAAGTGAGCGAAGTGGACGAAACTTTCGAATTGGGTCTCGACCCGACGGAAATCGTTCAAGAGCTGGCGTACAAAAAGGCCAAGGCAGTTGCGAATTCTTTATCTCATGGGCTCGTACTCGGAGCTGACACCATCGTAGTGAGCGAAGGGGTCATCCTTGGTAAGCCGGTAGATGTCGAAGATGCAAAAAGAATGTTGTCCAAGTTGTCCGGACGAGCGCATATGGTATACACAGGGATCGCATTGGTGGAAGCTGGCGGCGGGATGGAAATTCGCGACGTGAGCGCCACAAAAGTGGTGATGAAAGAATTGTCGCCGGAGTTGATCTCGGGCTATGTCGCTACTGGCGACCCGATGGACAAGGCGGGCTCCTACGGCATTCAAGGAGCTGCATCCGCTTTCATTCCAGAGATTCAAGGGGACTATTTTAACGTGGTCGGTTTGCCCGTTTCTTTGGTTGCGGACCATTTGGCACGTTTCGGGTTTGAACTCTTCACAGCTAAAAAAGGCGGGTGA